In the genome of Carya illinoinensis cultivar Pawnee chromosome 13, C.illinoinensisPawnee_v1, whole genome shotgun sequence, the window aaaatctaattttataaCTGATACGGTGTGAAAAATTCTCACTTCTATCTCCTCCTGCATTGTTTTCTCAggaatcagagagagagagagagagagagagagagagagagaagagaacgaaaataatcaaaataaatagacaacagaaaccctaaaccctaagaAAGCTATAAAAAGTTCTACAAACAAACATAAGCGTTAGAAAGAGTAAGTATAAGAGAGATCCTCTAGAACTGGAATGAAAAAAACCTGACGACAgaacataaacaaataattttGTCTCACTTCGGCTAAAAGAGTTCCTCCGTTTTATCAGCAGCTAAACAGGATATCCGCGAGCAGAAACTAACAAAAGTTAAACCAGAGAGACCcataaaatcacaaaaaaaaaaaaaagagccaaaAATGAAACCTAAAACGAAACATCTGATCAAATCACCTCCGTCCATAAGACATTAAAACCCCATAAttgaccaaaaataaaataaaaaaaatggaaaacggAAGAGAGTTGCAGGTACCTCGCTCTCGAGGATGATGCGGCGGCACTCATTGAGGACAGCGGAGGTGACGTAGACCTGCTTGCGGATCATGGTGTCATTCTTGTAGTTGGAGTTGTTGGCGTAGCGGAGCATACCATTGGAACGGAACTCGAACTCAAGGAACTCGTGTCCGAACTTTACCCTTGTGCCCCACGTAGTACCTCACGTAGAACTCCTCCATCACTCCCGCCATTCCCaacttctctccctctctcatctGCGATGAGAATCCCAATTCCAGTGCGCACTTCTCACAGACCTTCCCAAGTTCCTCGAGTTCTTTCCTTCGTTTGTTTGGGCTTCTACGTTTTGGAGCCCAATCGAACCGGACAGACTACTCTTTTACAACCCAACTTAAGTGGGAGTTCCTCGAGCCCTTTCCTTCGTTCTTGTTTGGGCTTCTACGTTTTGGGCCCTAATCGAACGGGATAGACTACTCTTTTACGACCCATTCTAATTAGAAGGTGCGACGactttttggattaaaaaataatatttataatcatgagtgtataaatattatatttaaaaaaaataaataaatacaggatccacattaaaaaaattaatttattaataataaatctcagtcttttttaaagtaattatatgATGCTTGTATACTTCAaaattgtatgtagcattactcttttaaattttgatttgtcCTAAGCagtaatactatttataaacttGGTGCGTAAAGTCCGattatattcatataaaattcaaagaactaatattttttttaggtaaATTAATGTAGCAGATTTTTATATTAATGATATGTTTGATGTGAgacttgtaaataaaattatttatttattatatattatgatatattattaaacttattaatttttaataaatggtattaaaaaattactgtGTTCATGTTCTGAATATACCTAATAATTATTCTTGATTTTGtagtaattaaattaaattatgtgcCGATGACCTTGGGCCCAACGACATCAATCATCCATCTCAAAAGTTAGATCATCAGGAGGAGAAAGCCTCCTCTGACCTCACTCTCGGTAAGTGAATTTCAAGTGAGATAACATATTAGGAAAGTACATGAAATTTTTCACTCAACATTAGATCGACAGCAATTCAACAAACCAACAGGAACACTATAGGAATATAATAGCACTGCCTCtcgcctagctagctagcccaTGAATGCAAACATGGTTGCCGACACGAGCAAAGACACAAACATCATATTGTTCATGGTATAAGAAATAATGGTGGCTCCactaggaggaggaggaggtgaaaCGGTGGTGGAGGGCGGAGTGCTGTCTGAGGGAGTAGTTGAGCCGGGGGGAGGTGATGGGGTGGTGCTAGCTGCCACCACATTGACTGCTAGCTTCATGCCCAAAGCGCAGTGACCGCTTGTGGGGCATATGAAGTACTTGTAGCCTGGCGAGGATAGGTTGATTGTTGTGCTTCCGCCTTGGTGGGATGCAATGGCATTGCCAGAGTTGCAGTTTGTGTAGTCACTTTGACGTACTTCATCCACTTTGTGGGTGCTGTCGTAGTTGAACACTGTTTTGAAGAGTAATAACTTCGATGAATTATATATACGtgtcaaagaaatttttattcaaacattACACCAAGTTGAGCCAGAAAAAGGAACTACAACTTTATATCAGAAGTCATGATATGTCTAACTGGAATATAGTAATATTGTACGGTCCTGTCCAAACAAAACATGGATTAGTTCTGTGTCAAGCCTTGCCTAGATCTAAAGGTTATAGGGTCTAAAAAGGTTTCAATCCGGTTGTAAGTTCTGTAGCGGTTTGTTTTTGTTGGGTTCTAAGGGCTTGAAACGAAGAAGTTTGATATCTTCTGACTGTCCTGCTGTTTGGTAAAAGATGAGTCGTGCGTCAATTCGATTTGGAATCAACAGAAAATGATAGGGAACTGACCTGGATAAACTAGGAAATCAAAAGCCTTCCGAGGCTTTGGAAACAAGAATTTAGATCTTTTTTGTTGTTCTATTTTATCtcgaataaaataaacatatacATAGAGATAAAAGTTATTTCTGTATGTAATTTAAATTTGGTGTAATTTAAATTTGGTCAAAGAAAGCCAAGAGGAGCAGGAACACAATAATACAGAcacaagaaaaattcaaaaactttCAACAGTAATACAAATTATCTGAATCTCAGCCGAGGGTGAGCTAGGAAATAACATACCAAGAGTGTCACCAACTGTAAATGTTTCACCGGCTAGCCAGGTGCTGTAATCGGTTGTCTGACTCCAACCAGCGCTGCCACCAACTACGTGCTGTGCTCCGTAGACCACCGCCGGTGCGGCCAGCACGAGAATGAGGAGAGTAAAAATTGTCATGGCCATGTCTCAAAGCTCTTTTTATCTGTGCCTAAAAGTTGAGGGGTGGCAAGAGTGTCAGAGGGCTTTATAGCAGATCATATGTTATATAGACATTTAAACGAATACACACATATGTTACAATGTTATTAAAAATACAAAGGAATTGAAAAGTCGCCGCCAAACACCCGTATTAGTTATGTTACCAACTCATCCTATCAGGAACTAGAACCTTGATTATAATGGAGTTGGTATTTGGTTTAGTTTAGGTGGTTGTCCTTCCCTGTCTACCTAATGCATTCAGACTTTtgtccctccctccctctctctctctctctagtggcTGGCTAAAAGCTTATGGGAGTAGGAcaaatttaatcttaaaaaacgAGTTTCTACCTTAAAATATAACTAAGCTAGCGATGTCAACACAATCAAGCAAGCTCATTCAGTTGAAGGGAATATAGAAAGTAGAAACTGATGGTGCCGTGGCAGAGCTGCTTACTAGCTACTCAGATAGCTTTCAATACATCATGGCTTTCAACGCACCTTTATTTTCTGATATTCTTTTATGATGATTTCCACCTAATCTTGATATAGATCACCATCATCTTAATGGAAATATTAGTTAGGAGAATCTCACCCATCCTCATCTTCACATATTGAAAATCGTATTAGTAATTAGGAATTTAGGACAAAGAAAACGATAAGGAGTATCTCTACCtagacttcccttctggaaccaTTTGGTTTcatggattttatttttcacaagCAAATATGATGAAAAAAGATCTTTTTTAGTGTCAAGATGGCAAGATCCatgcagtcattttgaaaaagagtgaggtttattattaaaaaattaatttctttatatgtgggtctaatatttattaactttttttaaaatgattgcacGACACTTGTACACTCACGACTGcaactattatttctctattagTTTAGCCTCATGTTATTTCCAAATCTCTTTTGAGCTTTTCTCCTCGGATTATACTGAAATCCATTTCAATCAAATAAATCTATTGCAAGCATCTTTGTAATCCTTTTTCTGCTTCCTTTTTTCCTCGATAAATCACATTATAATATGAATGCATCTTCTCCTCTGACCATACATTTTCCAACAAGTCTGTTTTGGAGAGAGATCTTTTGAGGGGCATGTTAATTAGAtactttttttcttgttctgaTTGCATTGGATCGAACATTACCAAGCTTGCCAAGCCAACCcaatatacaaactaaaaacCAAGTTAAAAAAGAATCGAGCAACGTCCACAAATGATTTTATATAGCAGCTCATTTGTTTATACATACTACTATCACCTAATACTGGAagcaaacattatatatattggccatatatatattgtcacgGGTTTGGTTGGGATGTCAAAGTAGTTAGGCACCAGACAAGAGTTGGTCTCTGTATGCATGTATATGCATGGGTTCTTAAACAAAAATAAGGTCAATGCATGCATACCAACCCTTGCGGCATCTCACTTAATCACTAACtaatataaaaccaaaagctGTTTCTCAGATTTGTGCTTTCCATTTTATACCAATATTTGAACAAGTATCAGCCGGATGAGCCGGCCTAACTCATGTCACTATGTGATGATCTACATGTATAATCCTGATTCTGAACAGTGACCGAGGAAAAGAGTTTTTGAAAAGTATAAAAAGTTTGCATGGCTCTTCTATCTTGACATGTCTGCTTAAAGCTAGAATTTAATCATCTGGACAGGCTAACATGATGAACGACGTCCTTTAATCATTTAGCATGTTTCTCCCAGCATTGTGCACATGCAGAAGGTATATTATCTCCTCtttgtaagtatatatatagccaTGACAGCCATGGAATCTCTACCCGTTCCTAACTGCTAATTACAGGAAAGTTTGTCGGATGATCAACCACTGCAATCTTACCATTTCCTCTGATTAaataccacaattaatagataGTGTGCAGCGTATAGATAGACTTGTCTCACTAAGTTGGCCCAAATCATGCAGAAACTTTTGTCTTAATGATTTTGCAGATTGAGAGGTAATTGGGCCGAGAGAGTTCACATTAAGAGGCAACTACACATTGTCTTGAGTTACTGCTCGTCTCTTAAGAATCAAAAGCCTCTTGGATTTATGCTAAATCTATGATCAAGAGCCATAAGGAGGGACATCTTTAGGGAGATTAGCAATTGGATtgccctttttctttcttccattgTCCATTCCGAGATACATTTTTGGATTTACAATGATCATTTAACATCTTCACATGTAAATCAATGCTTGGATTCGAATGTAATTTATTAACTTTCTCATTAGTCATTGActtgaattttcaatttttaagttTTCGGGACAAGATcaaagtaatattaatattatgccTATACTCTTGTAGATCACTTTGTAGTGGGATTAAATCAGAATCTACTGTTTGGTTAAGtcaaactgtttttttttttgtccatttTGGTCGACTCATTATCCTAATTCCCCTCGAGATAAcgtaaaaccactcaataaTTGATTATACCCCACACCCTCAACATATATACCATGCCCGATGCCTGCCTTCCTCTTGATTTGATtcagtgggaaaaaaaaaaaaaaaaaaaatgaaaatcattaCGGTAATGATCAACTTGCCCGATCGGAACGTCCTTCCAATTTTGTGAGCAGTAATTTTGTATGTATATCATCACTGCAAATCATCAAACTCTTCTCTTCAGTCACGACTACAAACTGTCTTCAGATCAGAGCTAGGATGTCATAATctgcatatatatgttatgtggTTCAAACACTGGCAAAGTTGTTTCATAATCTTTGAAGTTTTGCGCATTACAATCATTCCAAATACTTAACATGATCAAGTACAGATCAGGAGCCATCCTTCCACCGTCTATGCCCATGACTCCACCTGGTATAACTTCTAATGTAGATCGCATGGCCCTCGATCTCCATTCCAAGTATTTCATAATGGCAGTAAGTTGGAAAGAAACTGGTTAGCTAGAGTATCGAGAATTCTAGTTAATGTGCAGAAAATCAGTATAAAGCTGGTTTGTGTTACAGTCCAATGGACTTGGGTGGTTACCTTCCGGAATGGCTGGCCTCAATATTTCATACCATGGGGACATGAATCTTGTGTTTGGAACACACCTGGGATTGGGATTGTTAATGGACTTAGACCAATAACCGGAATTCGACATAGACAACCTTTTCAATGATCGCAATGTGGCGGCCTAGTCGCCGGGTATACGTATATACTGCTTTTATGCAGATGTAATGCATGGATATCGATCTTTTCATAACGATTAAAGTTATCACTTATCAGTCCACTGTTAACTCCTCCATGGTGCCATATTATATGGCTGTATTTGCCTTTCGAATATATATGCAATTTTActaattaaacaaatatatatatatatataccgtgTCCATAGAGTTATGGAATATGGACTGCACTGAACAGGAGCTAGCTTAAAGATGGCGGACGTACATATGAAAAAATCCAAAGAGATTGATACATGATCTGTACATGAATATTAGAGTAGAAGATATTAATATAGAATACGTATATaattaaaagaagagaaaaggaaaatgaagtcGTAGGCCATTTACAGTGGCTTCGGTGGTCCCCCAGAATCAAACAAGTGCACCAATTCAATGCTAACCGTATCATTGTATTAAATGACAACCACTCCAagatattaaaacaaaaatctcCCATATATATCTCCCATATCTGACGTGAGAACTTGGCGATCAATGGCCATGGTCCCATGCATTTTGGCGCGTGCAAATCACCTCCAACTTTAAAGACCTATACACATTTGCCATATAATTCCTGTCCAGACTCCAGGCTCCTGAATCTCAGCATATCAGGTCCTACTTCACCTGGAGTTTTCCTCCACGTAACTGATCGAAGTTTATTTCATCATGCGGCTGAAAAAGTCCACGGAACCGCACACACTCTCTCTATCATATTTACGAACAACAAAGCTGCTTACAATAACTATCTCAATCAAGAGATCCATTGTAACTGTACCACCAAGCAATATGGGTCTAATGCCATTTCATTAGTTCCTACTCTGGCTTATAAATAGAGGACACCTCTAGTTCAACCAGTTCATtccaaagaaggaaaagcacgagagatagaaagagagagagatatagtgAGAGAATGGAAGGTGCTACTTCATTTACAAGTGCAATGACCCTTACCCAATTGGGGGTACCTCATGTTCCTCAACGCTATATTCTTCCTTCCTCACAACGCCCAAACCCCGACCATATTAAGAACCCCTCTACCAACCTTCCTACTATAGACCTTTCGTCTTTACAGCATCTTTCTCTTCGATCTGAAACGATGGATGAGATTCGGATTGCTAGTAAGGAGATAGGGTTCTTTcaggtatatatataatccatgaCCTTGTAGGAACAATACCATGCACatgaccaagatatgtccatatttttccataataacgttctacaaatatatataaggtTGTACTAATATCATTAACTTGGCTTCATTTTAGgtgtaatgatattcttttgttCACTAATTCAAATAAGGAAATTTTGTTATGCTACAGAATATAGCGTTTTTTACGTATGATTTCAATGCATGCATACATTTTAATTGTTATGATCATGTTTtccttatttcaatattaatatgtccaagttttttgtgaaaaaatgaTACTTGCAGGTGATTAATCATGGAATTCCCCCATCAGTCATGAAAGATGCCCTAGATGCTGCAACCGAGTTCTTTAACTTGCCCCTTGAGGAGAAAATGCTTCATGCATCAGATAATGTTCACGAGCCAGTTAGGTATGGGACAAGTTTAAATCATGATAGGGATGAAATTCACTTTTGGAGGGACTTCATCAAACATTACTCCCATCCAATTTCCAATTGGATCCATCTATGGCCATCGAACCCTCCAAGCTACAGGTAAGTAGCCTATTGGGTTTTTGAAGCCTCTAAACCTATGCCATTATTTTGAGTCACTACTTACCCTGGGGTACTTCAAATCAAAGCTTTTATGgagatttttaaattgagaGCAGATATGCAATCTTTAAGGTGCAAACAAGACAACTATTTGTAGAAATTCAGAAACATTAAACATCAATAACTTCAGCAAAATTATCCAAGCCATACAAACGTATAAAACCACTCTTTTTTACTTGACAGGGAAAAGATGGGCCACTATGCGGAAGCTGTTCAAGTGCTACAAAAGCAACTCATGGAAGTTGTCCTAGAAAGCTTAGGGCTAAATCCTAATTACTTACAAGACGATGTTGAGAATGGCTCACAAGTCCTTGCTGTGAACTGCTACCCAGCATGTCCTCAACCAAAGCTCACGTTAGGCATGCCACCTCACTCAGACTATGGCTCCCTAACCATTTTACTTCAAAGCTGTCCAGGCCTTCAAGTCATGGACCACAACAAGAACTGGTTCTCAGTTCCTGCTGTTGAAGAAGGTCTTATAGTACAGTTTGGAGACCAACTGGAAGTAATGAGCAACGGTCAATACAAGAGTGTCATTCATCGGGCAACTGTTAGTTCGGAGAAAAAGCGGTTTTCAATAGCAAGTCTTCACAGTTTTGCTATGGACCAAAAAAAGGGGCCGGCAGAGAAACTTGTGGACTTAGAGCATCCAGCGTTTTATAAGGAATTCAGCTTCAAAGATTTTCTAGACTACTTCTCAAACAATGATGTCATTAATGGTCAAAGGTTTATAGATACATTGAAGAAGAATCCCATGAAACAGTGAGGCAGCGTTGAGAGATATCTTGCATTCCCTGCTTCCTTTCTATTTTCATCAATCTAGTTTGcttaccctctctctctctctcttctgttTCAGTTTTTAGTATTATGTATAATTaagtgttt includes:
- the LOC122292593 gene encoding uclacyanin-3-like translates to MAMTIFTLLILVLAAPAVVYGAQHVVGGSAGWSQTTDYSTWLAGETFTVGDTLVFNYDSTHKVDEVRQSDYTNCNSGNAIASHQGGSTTINLSSPGYKYFICPTSGHCALGMKLAVNVVAASTTPSPPPGSTTPSDSTPPSTTVSPPPPPSGATIISYTMNNMMFVSLLVSATMFAFMG
- the LOC122291452 gene encoding flavanone 3-dioxygenase 3-like, which codes for MEGATSFTSAMTLTQLGVPHVPQRYILPSSQRPNPDHIKNPSTNLPTIDLSSLQHLSLRSETMDEIRIASKEIGFFQVINHGIPPSVMKDALDAATEFFNLPLEEKMLHASDNVHEPVRYGTSLNHDRDEIHFWRDFIKHYSHPISNWIHLWPSNPPSYREKMGHYAEAVQVLQKQLMEVVLESLGLNPNYLQDDVENGSQVLAVNCYPACPQPKLTLGMPPHSDYGSLTILLQSCPGLQVMDHNKNWFSVPAVEEGLIVQFGDQLEVMSNGQYKSVIHRATVSSEKKRFSIASLHSFAMDQKKGPAEKLVDLEHPAFYKEFSFKDFLDYFSNNDVINGQRFIDTLKKNPMKQ